gggcgACCGCTCAGTCTCCTTGAGGTCACAGGTCACTAAGCTAGCCCACTCTTCTTTGTCTCTCAAGCAGAGATAACTCCCAGGGTTAGCTTGGTCCCGGTGACTGTGACGTCTCCTGGAGCTCCTAATGATTTCTCCTCTCTACTTTAAACCCAGCAAAAGATCAGCGGGAGGGGATTTAATGATAAGCTTTGTAATGGAAAAATGCCTCATTTTGCCCATGTGTGCCTGCATACagaataccaaaaaaaaaaaaaagaagaaaaaagggaggagaaaaaaaagctgttttatgAGCAATGGCTCAGCTTAGAGTCATTCAAACAACACATGTAAGGACGGGCGTACAAAAACGTACACACAGAGTTTTATTTGCCATGCTGATTGTAATTACACATAAATGAAGGAGGAGGTTGTGTTACCACAGCTGCAAGACTTAATCGTCAAGTGTGCAGCGACGTGACAGAGGAATGATGGCCTTGTTTCATGATATGATATTTCAGCAAAGTTCTCCTCTGCTGTCTAAGCTTTGCTGGGCAGGATTTAGCCTTTTCATCTTCATTAGTAGAAACCAAATAATAAAATcggctggattttttttttttttttcccagaggaAAATGCTATATTTTCACTCACAAATAATTCAAAGTCATTGCTTTGtttcagagagacagaaaaagtcTTTCTATTGGAACATGTTTTATGTGGCAGGATTTTTCTCTCTTCGCAACATCTGGCGCCAATATCGTCTGGCAGATCTGCGGCGTACTGTTCTCCACTGTACCGCTGCCATGTCCAAATTAACCAACTCCACACATTCTGCTGCCATTGAAGCCAGACGCTTATCCCCACCTCCCCCTTCTCATTCGCTCGCTCAAGAGTTATGGGATAGCAGGGGTGCAATGACTTGTTTGCAGGCCTACTCTCTTGCCTAACAAGCAGATGTGGTTGTAACCTAATGTTGATGTCATGGGCATGCAAGGCTTTGTGTTTTCAATAGGATACGTCCTACGCAGAACTAGAACAGTTACTTGATAAAGCAAGTCTGGACTTCACTGATTAAAATGTCCTCATACTAACATATTTTAAATTACTTAGTAAGTCTTTACAGTGTTTAGGAATTCCCCGTCATCATCTGACACTGGCAGGAGGTGTTTTTGCTGTGTTAACTGCTATCAGTCATTAACAGAAGAAGGTGCTTGCGGCATTTGATTTTAATGCCTGATGCAATagtgtggaggaggaatttgaagGCCTCGGAATGGTCTTTGTGCACAAAATAAAATGGCCCAGTCTTCAAAGCCATATCTATTAAGGCTGCCTTACCATGGAAATCAGTACCAGATGTGGGAAAAAATTCGCTCcagaccccccctcctcctccccgctCTCTCTGTAAGCTCTGAATACAGTGGATCAGCCCAGTCTTTTCAACTATCGGGCTCCAGTATTTCACACTCCCACTCAGcagacatacaaacacaataacaaatgcacatacatacacagataACTAACCCAGCTACAGCGCCAAACCCATCCAAACAGGTGTGAACAAACATCTGAGTGCATGCTAGCATGCTGTGATTTGTGTGCTGTTGTCAGTGGTTCATATTTACCGGTAGTTGCCTTTCTTGCTGAGCTGTTCCTTGAAGTGTCCGAGGGTGAGGCAGTGGGTCTTCATCATGCTGCGATAAGGAATCTCCTCACCACAGAAGAAGTAGGTGACCACTAGCTCCTTAGACCTGAAagtataaaatgaaaacagttttttaaacagCTGTGCATGTAGGAAAAGGAGTCAGATTGTTGTATGCAGACAAAGAATTTTTGGAGTAAAATTAGTTAAGCATGCCAACAGACAGCTGGCTCACCCAAAGGGTCAACCAATTAAATCTAAAAGAGGCCTCACAGTCAGGTGGCTGTAACTTAACATCAAACACCCAACCCATTCAACAATAAATGTATGAAGGGGGCCTATGCATTTGAGTTACCAGAGGCTACTTAACACATCTTTGTTGGGTTccagtggtgagtgtgtgtgttgggagacGGGTGGGTAGTTAGGATTCCGTATTAAAGCACGTTTAAtcttaaatgattaaaaagcGAGAGAAGAGGAGTTCAAAGACAGAGCTATGCTGACTCACAACATCTCTCTTTGAAGGAAAGAGCAAGAAAATCTGAGGAAGcttggggagagagagagaacgcTTGAAAAAGTGTCTAAGTATATGAGAAATTAAATCTGGGAAACTAGAAAGCAATTGGGAAAGAAATGAAGAAAAGCTGAGCTATAGAAACAAAGACAGGACTGTGTCACAGATTCCAGAGCAGTGCAGTAAAAGAAGACACCCGTACTCGTCTGCTTGGAGTCCAGGGCTGGCTAGCGGACTGCCTCCAGTGGGGAAGGCAGCTGCTGGATGGCTCCTGTCTCTCTGAAGGCTGCTGGCTGTTGTTGAATGCCTGTTAAAATCACAGAGATCAATAAGTAATTAATAATCACATCAATATGAAGAGAAACCACTGGACACCACTTACAATATATTCTAACATGGTCAATGAGATGTGGAAAATTGGGAATATGTATGATTGGCAAATGTTGGTTCTAAGTGTAACACTAAATGTGTGTCCTACCTTTGTTTTGGTGGCTTGGAGACCTCTTCTAGTCTGCGACAGGCCTCCTCTAGCTGTGCTAGGGTGTTGGGTGGGGGCAGGGGTGGCATCGCTGGGTCCTGGATGAACGGGTGGCCTGGGTGGTGGCCACGGAGGTGAGCCCCGCTGCCAATGCCGCCTCCGCCCCAAGAGGAGTGGGTCCGACCAGGTAGAGTCTTGGAGTCAAGCGGGTTGGACTTCTTTAGGCCTTGAGTGCTGTTAGAATGATAATAGTCAATATACAGCATGAGCTGGGGTCTCGAGACACTTGCGTCGTGTGATACAACAAATGCTGAATCAATTCCTGACAAACACTTACCTGTGTGGCTTGTGCTTGCCCTGCCTCTCACTCTCTAGGATCCACTGCCAAACATTCTGAGAGCGGTCGGTGGCGTCTAGGGGAAGGTGCGGGGAAGACACGCCCTCATCTGTGCTCTTGACTGGTCGTCTGGACAAAGTGCTGCAGCGACTGAAGGTAGACAGAGAGGCAAGTTAGGGCCAGAAAGAGCAGCTTTACCACTGGACAAACTGAGGAAATACAAGGTATGAAGCTGACTGGCAGCTAGTTTCAACACAGCTCAGTTACACTCACGCATGGGTGAAGTCAGAATAATTGGCGCCCCCTGGAGGGCAGAGGCACTGCACGCGCTGAGCCGCTTCAGCCTCAATCTGCTCCTTGGTCTTGGGCGCAGCATGGTGATGGTGAATGTAGTGGTGGTGgatgtgctttgtggactgcCTGCCTGTCATCAGAACTTTGGTGGCCCCAGGATAAGCACCAAAGAAGGGCCCGTGGCCTGAGGAAACCATAGCACCTGTCCTATCTGGGGATCGCGATCGCGGCGAGTGTCTAACCACACCCGGTGACTGGCAGCCAGGTGTCTTCAGGACACGGGACAAGTGCTCGTCCAGGATAGCCTGAGGGTCTTCCTCGCATTGGCTGCCAGAGGGGAGCAGGGGGTGATGAAGAGAGGTGCTGCTGGTAAGGTCACCACTCTCCTCCCGTTCCTCCTCCTGgataaagagtaaaaaaaaaaaaaaaaaagttaaggaAACTGACTAAACATTCATACACAGTCACAGTCAAAGGCACCAAGCAGAGGAATTTATGTCTCAACTTACACCAACTTATATCTATCATCCTCTGAAGTCAGGGAGAGCAAACGCCTGGATAACTTGATTTGAGTTTCCTTTTTGCCGCACTGTTATCTTCACTAACAGGCTTTGGGTGCGCTTCATCTATAATGCAGAGTGTGCCTGTGCTTCACAAAGAGACTGGCACTACACATACTCAGCAAACGTGCCACTGGAGAGTAGCTAAGTGCTAACTATTTGAAGGAGCTTCAAGTGTGTCTAGAAACATAAGTTTGAAAGTTCCTCCAGATGAAGTagtggaggacagagaggaaaagggaAGAAGGAGCTAAACCAAAACAGACTTTCAAATCCCTTGGTCTTTTCCCTGTTCTTCAAGATGCTGAAGCTGGCAGTGAATCTTTTGTGGTGCAATATGGAACCATCGTCCTGAGTTAACTTGGATACAGGTTTGAAATTCTAAGTGGCAGCCATGCCTATTGTCAGTGCAGGTTTCAGACTGTTTAGCGCAGGTTCGTTTGCATTTGTTACCTCCTGGATCTGCTGCAGCCTCTCCTCCAATGAGCTCATGGTGTCCTGCTCTCGCTTCAGCTTCTCTAGCCGGGATATAAGCTGGGCAGCAAAGGCTGAGGGCTCAACAGGGGTCATCTCCTTAGGCAGCCGATGTGTCCTCTGCAGGGTAAACAACACAGAGGAGAGGACATTTTAGTAAGTGTGTTTGAGTGTAACTGCGGAGTGTTTCTGACAGATGCAATATGTTGCATTAATCCACTGCCCTTGCCCTAATCCTGTCTTGTTCCAAAAAGCCTGCTACTATTCCAAAAAGCCTAATCCAGATGCCCTTGCCCTCCAGCTAACCTGAACCTTCTCCACCGCCCATCCCTCCCTAGATCTTCTTATGCCCAGTGCCCTTGGCAGTGCCAGGCTTCTGGGTGAGGGGGAGAAAAGGGGGTAGTGATGGCGGGGTAGCAGTTGGTCTCGCTCGGAGGGGAGGCCCCCTGCCTGCACCCTCTGTAGCCCGACCAAGCCATCAGCTAGGCAGCCTCTGAAGTCAGCACACTTCAAAGGGCCCTTGTCAAACATCAAACGCACACTAGGGGTGGGAGGGACACGCAGCTTTAAATCTCCGAATAAAAGCCAGATATcgacagagaagagagagtgaggagaggagaggggaagaaaaaagggagaggGGGACAAAATTAACAGCatgaaaaaagaggaagaggattgAGATGTGCGTTAGGGAAGTGGCAATggtggcagagagagagcaagacagagaaagagggaaaagagggagggagaggataGAGGAGTCAAATACTGGGAAGATCTGAGGGGAAGTAGTAATTTATTTCCCGGCTGCATGCAGGGCAGCTCAGAGGTACTCTAGTCACATTATCCTCCTTTTTCTTTAACTATATGCACCggcttctctctctccctttcttacttttttgttatttggcACACTGGCTTTCTTGATTTTgactctttttttgttgttcctCTCATCTCTTTGTAGACACGAtgaagggaagaagaagaaaggcaaGCAGAGCTGCTGGCAAAGGAGCGCCAGCCCTGCACGGGGCCCCCGCTGCCTGGGGCTGGTGCATCATGGGAGACAGAGCCATCTCCAAATCAGGAGGGAGACATTAAAGGAGTGCAAGTgggaaaggaaaagagagagagagattgagagagagagaaaagacagagaggaagagagagaaaaaaggtggaACAGACAACACTGTCAATTGcatgcacacaacacacaactcTTCCACATACACATACCTGTTTGGATATCAAGACAAAAGAATTTCTTTTCTTGCCTCAAACAGACCAACCTCCTAACCTGTGTCAATCTGTTCTAACCCAGTTCCTTGAACCTTCTCACAACAACGTCAGCAGGTCAACAAAATCTAAAATTCAAAGCACATACACCATATGACCCAAATAGGGAGGAGACAAAAGCAGAACTGCATAGTGATGTGTTTCCTGTTCATCTGCTGGGATCCAAACGTAAGTTTTTGTAATCGTTTAGCCAGTTCAATTTAATCATTACCATTAGCCTAGTTGCAATGTCTATATCCGATGCTATAACAAAGCTATTATTGATGCATGCATACAGCTATGACGCTTTGTGACATACTACAGTTAGTTACTGAGACGGAATACAAAGATGACAACACAAATTTATATTTACAGCCCTACAGAAACTACTGGgaaagggggtgggggggtggggacTTGAAACAGCAGAAGAAGTGAAGTGGTATGCAAATCCTGCCTTTCATTTACCCTGACTTTTATATGAAAATGAGCCAGGGAATGAAATATAGAATTCTGTCACAACACAAGCTctgaaaaaaactaaaaaataaaataaagcgcAACTCCTCGAGGGAATCAGGACCCAGTTGTCTGTCAGCGTGTAAAAGTTTGAGTTTAGCAGattacaaaaaaaggaaacagtgaCAGGAAGTATAACTTAAGAAAGTAGGACTTACAGGAAAGTGGGGTAGCGTTATCTGGCCATTGATCTTGACACTGCGATGTATCTCTCGCTGGAGTTGCTTCTTAGTGCCCAGCTTATACGGAGGGATTCcatctctgtaaaaaaacaaagatattacatgtttacatttggtaaaaaaaaaaaaaaaggaccacTTAGATTACCCACATTTAcatttggtcattttgtctATTATAATCAACTAGCTAGTTGATGctatttttcatcatttatggCAACTCATCATGCAGGTCACAATACCTCCACATCAACTGTTGGTACATTAGCTCCATTGGCCAATCTTTGTGGAGAAGGAGCCCTTAGCAGGCAGTTTATCATTCAAGtgaccgacacaacaccacccAGTAACCACCCACTAGGCACATTACAGCTAAATCAAAAGGCCGGGGAGCCCTTGAAGccaaggcaacaaaaacacacataacaaAACACACCAGGACAATGATAGAGATATGCTAAACACCCCACTGTGAGCTTCAAAAGAAGAGCCCTGCCGATAAGATTACATCAGTCCTTGTCAACTTTGACAGCGGTTGTTTGAAAAGCAGACGAATTAGCACTAACCTCAGTAGCTGCTTTCAGTCGGAAACTACAACTACAGCGAGCAAGCGCTGCTTAAGTGCTGCTGGCTTTGTAGCTCTGATAtattaatatgaaaataaagatGGAGCTAGGAATACCAGTAGTCTCCGGACAATTAAGCATTTGTTCTGGGAATCGTATTCTCCATTTTTCATTCTGTGTCTGCTAGCTTTTCCAGTCAGCTGCCACTTAAGCTGGGCCAATTATCTTGGCCGTTTTGGCTGCTCAGAAGTGTCTGACCTAGCCCAAACGCTACTTTTTCTGCTGCCTCTTTGAAATCTCACACTCAAGCACATATGCACCCGCTGCCATCTTCGTTTGGCAAGCGCTGTGCTGTGAGCCTCTGATCTCAGCAACATCAAAAGGCTGGTTTGTAAGATAAGGTAATGTTTGAAGTTGGTGCAGCAGCATTCCCCAGCGTCCAAGTAAATCCATAAATAAGATATaagcaaaaagagaaaaaaaatcccccccccccccccaaatccTCCTCGTCTTGTTCTTTATCTGGGAAATGAGATTCAAATTTGCAGTGTGCCTTTTAACCACTGTAAAAGGACACACTAATCAAATTGTTCCCTCCAATGAGAGAGGAAGaagctgtgtttttattaaaatcaGTTAGGGGTGCAGAGAGATGAGAAGAACAGGAGAAATCGCTGTGTCAAAGACCTTGGTGAAAACTATTACAAGTATATGACTTTGACACATGACGCTGTTCAACAATGAATCTATTTTTTCTAATTCCCTAAACAATGTCTGCAAGTCATATTTCAAGGTGACATTGTCAAGAAGAATCAGATAATGGAGCCAAGCTGCCGATATCACCCTTGTTGCAGCAAGCTTCTTGTAAGTAAGGGCCTACTACCAAAATCAATGCTTCACAAACTGTACCCCTGAGACTACAAGCCATCGTCCCTCAAGGTGCAGGAAGAAACACAGGAAGCTCTTAAAAAGTAAAACTCAACAGCCCAGAGGTACTTGCGTGCTAACAAGAACCCAAAACTTAGTGGCAAATCACTATTCCCACACAAAGCTGGCAACCTCTCTATCACAAACTATGTTTTTATCAATCCAAATTGTCTACACCCTGGGGAACCATGTGACAGCCGGGTGCTTTGTCCAGGTTGGGGTAGAGAAAACAGCCGTGGACTCTTTTATGGTTTCATGGGCCCTTACTTTATGGGGATCTCCTATTCAGTTGTGCAAGTCATTTTCAAAGCAGCCAGCCACCCTCTTATCCCCCTAAGCTCCCCTCACCTAACAATAGGCTGAAAGCGATTCAGTTAAGCCCTTTATACTCCATGCACTTTATTTTCTCACTCCCTTGCACTTTGAGCCTAACCACTCCTGCTATTGGCTCTGGAGGGTGGAGGACAGAAGCTGTGGAGGGTTGGGTGGGTGAGGTGATTTTTCAGGGGTGCCCTAGTCTGGCCAGGGGGAGTTCCTCATGCCTTGTCCCAAGGTCTAGAAATGAGTAACCCCTGAGAAAGCCTCAAAGACACATGATCTCAGCACGCTGCAGAGGCCAGTGGCAGGAAACCGACCCACCATGTGAGTAAGCCTCCTTTCAtttagtgccaacatttttcaatgAGTTTGTCTTGAGGCCCGAATGGCCatttccctccccctctcctccagctcttcaAAGGGAAAAAGCGATTAGataatatgaaaaaaacaagtctGTTGTGGCAGAAGGGTGGGTGGGATGGATACATTTCAACTTTGAGGAAAATCAGGCAATGCCCCCACCCACATCAAGACATACTCATTTTTTTCACCCTTCTCTCCAGCCTGCAACGCATCAGAATAAACTTCAAAAGGTCCTCAGACATAATGACTTTCCCAGAGTTATCTCCCTGGAGGCCAAAGTCACAACTACACATTAATAGAATTACCTGGAGTCAATCATGGAGGATAATTATAATACATTATGGACCATTATTTCACAACAGTGTAGTCCCCTGGCCTTGAGAAAAATTGAATCTGTTGGACTACAGGGCCAAATATTTTCCTTCACACCCCTAGACTTTTTCCTGGAAAGGTATTGACTGAACCCTGGTCCAGGCATATTTAGATAACTTGGAAACAATCAAATTCACAGAGCTTTGGTAATGGAAATTAGCCTTTTGAAGTTGCTACATCATCtgggttaaaatgaaactgATCAATGAAATTTTTGATAGATAAAAACTAAAACCACTTACACGCTACTGTCTGTCATGGACATGGAATCATCTGTTGTGGCATCGCTGGAGATCTCGCTGTCATTGGCACTGGTGGCAGGGGCAAAAATGTAGCCAGAGTTGACAAAGTAGGGGCTGGCAGGGTCTCCTCGACGGTGGGACCTGCAAAGATagagaaagggaaaaaatgcCATATTTTAATGTGATGTCCCTCTTGACAGTGGAGAGATGTGAGAGTTTCCATGCTCTGTGTTTCCTTCCCTGAAAAATTGTATCAAATTTTAAAACCAAATGTGATGTGTTTGAGTTTGTGTTGTTGGATTTTTCTTTAGATTTCTGTAATTGGAGTCACCCTCATAAGACTCTGAGGCCAAAGGAATGTGACAGCATTAGAGATGGATGTATGGGTTGTCTTTTATTTCAACTCTCCTTTATGTCAGCCTTCCCTATCATACAGGGGTTGTGTGATTGGGAGTGGGGGGTGATGGGGTGATGGTTGGAGTGCTTGAAGTGAGCAGCCTTTCTGTGTGAATAAACAAACCACATTTcccttccttttctcttttctgctATCTTCACACCCTTTTGTCTAGGCCAGGCCCATATTCCTGCACTTTTCCACTCTGACACTCCAGTCTCTCTTTCCTTGGAGTTTTTTTACCTCCATGCTCTCCCACTTTtatctttctccctctctatcATCCAGTCTAGGGCCCCTCCTTTACCCATTCTCCCCTGCTTTTCTTTCTaaagtctctctctgtctttctactCTCTCCTGCTGTGTTGCATTCCTGTTTCAGTAGTGAAGGGGGTGGACAaggaagagggagggaagaagaggaagggggAACTTGGgctttagagagagagagagagggaaagggggAAGGAGGGCCCCTTTCTTTATGAGAATGCCTTCTGCCGGGAGTGCTGAGAGGAGAACCCCAGCATGACTAAAGCCGTAGGCCCCAAGCACAAACCTGACCTTTGGAAGGTCCGCGCAAAGAGTCAGGTATTTAGCACAGCTGGGCTCTCTGCACCCCCcgctctctttctccatctcttttctttctttcatgatccccccctccttcctgtcttccccccttcctctcctcttgtctctccctgtctctctccaaaGCATGCTTAGTCTCTgtcagacagttttttttttgtttttttttcaaaaagggAGAGATGAAAGTgctggatagaaaaagaaagaggaagtaaaacactgagacacacactcaATCTATGGCAAAGTGGGATTGGTGGTTGAAGCCGCGGAACTAAGCTGaggatgttttgttgttgagtttATCTATCACTTTGGAGTCGAGTATCTGAGGTTTCTcaaaaaaaagaggggaaaaacgAATCTGTGCAGTGGCAAAATTAGTTCCACATGTTTGAGATGGAAATTGGTTGACCTACAGAGATGATGAGGGGCAGGGGGAGAGCGCGGCTGACGGAAGGGAGAAAGAGGGGGCTCTCTCCCTCCCATTTTCTTTTAGTGAAAAACAAGAATGCAGGGGATCACACCAGGAAACCAGGAGATGGCCACATGTCAAAAAACCTTGGGCTCATCGGTTACTTACTCAACATgggcatttttttaattgttagtCACACTTAAAGTTTAGTTAACTTGAGTGTGATAGTATGGCTTATCTATAAATTGcactttttttaaaccaatCCCAAATAGTAAGACACTGTCCAACCTCTAAGCAACAATTGCGTCCAGATGTGAGGACAGAGTACAGTACtagagtgaaaaaaacattttaggtacTCTTTGGTGCTCATGCATAAAATCCCGCTTTTGAAAATGTTCCTGGCTTGGAAAGATTTCAGCTGTTGGACAACGTGTGGGACGGCTCTTAAGATAAAAGCCCAAATGCTTTCCACAAACACTTCTGCTTTCATCTCTGACCAACAGAACAATGTCTCTGCTTGGAATAAGACTGACTGCTAAAGTTATCTTAACTTTGTAAGAGCATTTCTTTGGTTTATGGAGATTTAGTGACAGTTTATAATCAATATATGGCTTAGAgtagaaaaaatgaaaaatacagcaTAACTTCACAATAGCATCATACTATTTTATGTAGCTGTAACAGACATGAGGCTTGGTGTCTGAATTTGTGCCTGAACTGAAGGAAGGGTTTCAAAGCACAGGAAACTTGAGCAAGCCAGCAGAGGGCTGCCTGCAAGACACCATTTACTTAAAAGGAAGGCTCAGATCCATTGATGTTTTGTACCCACTCCGCCCCTCCAACCCCTTGACTAACTGCAAGGCAGGAGGGCACAAATATACAGGCATGTTCCTCTGAGACTCTTTGATCAAGtgtctttatctctctcttaGGCATTTGTGAAATAACTGCCAATTGCCACATATTCACTGGAGTTTAACTAATGAAGGAATGGTGATTACAAGGAGAGTTTGcagtaataaaaacaataccaTGCATTATAAGATGTAACAACACAGGCATGCATGCAAGTGAGCAATGCTCTTACCTGCAACTATTCTCCAGCACTTCAGCTGCTGTCCGGATGGTAGCAGTAGCCCTCAGGGTTTTCGCAGAGAGTCCGACCACAGACCCTAACGTTTTTGCCTTCAGGTCATTACAACtccactcctcttcctccatgaGAGGAGGAAGGTATCCACACATCAGCTTGAGGCTCCCGAGGCTGCCGTGGTTCATGTACGCCGCGTTTTCGCAGCCGGTGCGCACGTATTCGAGGTATATGTCAGAGGTCAAAAACATCTGGTATGCATTCTCTTCCATGTTGGACTGAATTTCCGTCTGTGCCTGGTCAAACATGGCAGAGTCTATTTGTTGTTTCTTAATACTATCCCTTATGAAGATCTTGGTGGCGGGTTTCAGCTGCTTGGCTACGATGCTATTGTTCTCGATGTACCGCTTGAAAATAACTTTGGCAACTCGCAACGTTTTGGTATCCTTTAAGTCCATTTGCCTGAAGCCGTTGCAGGCGAACCAAAAGTCCAAAGTGTCCACGCAATTCTCCCGCTCCAAAAAGGTCCTAAAGAGGTGAGCGCCGTCTTGGTCGCCCAGGAGAAAATGCAGAGACTTTGTCCACCGGACTAGAGGCGAGTCCGGTGACGCGCTGCCCTCTGGCTCCCCGAGTCCATCCTCGTTCCTCCGCGGTGTGGAGCCGGGAGGTGCGGCGGCGGCGGGGGTATCTTTAACCTTACTTTGGGCTCTCATTTTGGCAGATCTGCTGGGGTTGTAGCATGAcgcctctccctcctcccccggTACCGGAGGACGAGGAGCATCTTCTCGGAAGCTACTGCTGATGTGCTCCGTAAGCGCCCTGCTCATGGCTCCAGCTCCGGTTGCCGTGTGAGAGTGCCGTTGTGCCTCCACTGAGCTCCAGCCTAATCCGCCTCACTCTCTAAAAGCAGCGGGGGAGCTTCTCAGCTCCTCTTCACTCTGAAACACAAAGTATTGATCTAATCAAAGCCAGATCCTGCTGAACTTCAAAGAAAGACATCAAGTAAACAGTCCCTTTCAAAAACCCTCGCTGGGTTCACAGAGAAAGGAAATATGAAAGGCTCGTTTCGtttcatttatctatttataaTCTAAATGAGAGATCAACTGCAGCCTACATTCTCAACGTGCATTGATCTGTCacatcaaaaaacattttacaagaGTAATCATCTCACACAGCCTCAGTCTTCACCAAAACCGTATTCTCACAACTGTGGCTTACACGTGTTTTCCTAACGAGTCCATGTCACAGGCTTCAACTCCAATTAATTCCCAATCTGTTTCGGACGACCGTACCCTACCCCTGTCTGcatcgtacacacacacacacacacacacacacacacacacacacacacacacacacacactcttttccACCCGGAGCCCACGCTTGTCCTCACCATCCCAGAAATGTACAAGCAAGTGGAAATGCATCGGATCTGCTCCACAATGACCTTAAACGTTGTAATGTACGTGGGGTAAAAAGCCCCGCGGGAAAAGCCAGTCGCTCACGCGTGACTGTGAGCGATCAATCGCCTCAGCATGCTATAACGAGACATTATTCAACCCCGGTGATGTGTCTCAACTATCAACACGACAGAACGACTCAATAGATTTGGAGTAGCGTAATTCAGAAGTTCAGTGATTTTAATCGGCGCCTCAGTACCAGATCCAAAGAGATTTGTTACCTCAAACGATGCGCAGCTAAAACGACACAAAGTGTTACAAACGCTACATAATAATTCACACTGTCTCAACAGACAGTGTAACTCTGCAGCATAACATCACTGATCCTAAAATCCTGCGGATGAATGCTGAACAAACGTGCGTAAAACAACATACCATCGCAAAGAGGATCCAACCGGAGTAAAACCCGTTAAAAAGTTCAACTATTATTCCATGTATGGTAGAGCCTCATACAGTCCAAAACTCTCCAAGCAGTAATCCAGCACAAAAAGCGATGACGGACTATTTAAAGCCTGTGCCGTGCCACATGTGTCCTATCTCGCTGCAAAACAAGCGCTGTAGTTTGATGTACCCTGTCCCATTCAACAAC
The window above is part of the Epinephelus moara isolate mb chromosome 5, YSFRI_EMoa_1.0, whole genome shotgun sequence genome. Proteins encoded here:
- the LOC126390115 gene encoding axin-2-like gives rise to the protein MSRALTEHISSSFREDAPRPPVPGEEGEASCYNPSRSAKMRAQSKVKDTPAAAAPPGSTPRRNEDGLGEPEGSASPDSPLVRWTKSLHFLLGDQDGAHLFRTFLERENCVDTLDFWFACNGFRQMDLKDTKTLRVAKVIFKRYIENNSIVAKQLKPATKIFIRDSIKKQQIDSAMFDQAQTEIQSNMEENAYQMFLTSDIYLEYVRTGCENAAYMNHGSLGSLKLMCGYLPPLMEEEEWSCNDLKAKTLGSVVGLSAKTLRATATIRTAAEVLENSCRSHRRGDPASPYFVNSGYIFAPATSANDSEISSDATTDDSMSMTDSSVDGIPPYKLGTKKQLQREIHRSVKINGQITLPHFPRTHRLPKEMTPVEPSAFAAQLISRLEKLKREQDTMSSLEERLQQIQEEEEREESGDLTSSTSLHHPLLPSGSQCEEDPQAILDEHLSRVLKTPGCQSPGVVRHSPRSRSPDRTGAMVSSGHGPFFGAYPGATKVLMTGRQSTKHIHHHYIHHHHAAPKTKEQIEAEAAQRVQCLCPPGGANYSDFTHARCSTLSRRPVKSTDEGVSSPHLPLDATDRSQNVWQWILESERQGKHKPHSTQGLKKSNPLDSKTLPGRTHSSWGGGGIGSGAHLRGHHPGHPFIQDPAMPPLPPPNTLAQLEEACRRLEEVSKPPKQRHSTTASSLQRDRSHPAAAFPTGGSPLASPGLQADESKELVVTYFFCGEEIPYRSMMKTHCLTLGHFKEQLSKKGNYRYYFKKASDEFECGAVFEEVWEDASVLPMYEGKVLGKVERMD